One window from the genome of Paenibacillus azoreducens encodes:
- a CDS encoding GNAT family N-acetyltransferase: MTATPKIIIRDAEEFEQEAIAQIMLEAYQQYASVLSEQRWAQYRDSIRNSVYGKAAHARIVAVLDSEIVGSVQMFLSSEDAYGNPEMGIHSPIIRLLAVSPTCRGKGIASLLIQEAARRSVLLGFSTLNLHTSDMMATAVQLYERLGFQRAYETDIRNGDTLVKGYQLDLRSASLLEDVV, translated from the coding sequence ATGACCGCAACACCAAAAATCATCATCCGCGATGCGGAGGAGTTTGAGCAGGAGGCCATAGCGCAAATCATGCTTGAAGCCTACCAGCAATATGCCTCCGTACTTTCGGAGCAGCGTTGGGCCCAATACCGGGATTCCATTCGAAACTCCGTTTACGGCAAAGCCGCTCATGCCCGGATTGTTGCTGTGCTTGATAGTGAAATTGTCGGCAGCGTTCAAATGTTTCTCTCTTCCGAGGATGCTTACGGCAATCCTGAAATGGGTATCCATTCTCCGATTATCCGCCTGTTGGCCGTTTCGCCTACCTGCCGTGGAAAAGGCATTGCCTCGCTTCTAATTCAGGAAGCCGCTCGCAGATCCGTTTTGCTGGGCTTCTCTACCCTTAATTTGCACACCTCCGACATGATGGCTACCGCCGTACAGCTGTATGAACGCTTAGGCTTTCAGCGCGCATATGAGACAGACATCCGGAATGGGGATACGCTTGTTAAAGGATACCAGCTCGATTTACGTTCCGCGTCCCTTTTGGAAGATGTGGTTTAG
- a CDS encoding RNA ligase family protein, with product MKLKPVKPFEPILTSHLPSGENWIAQIKWDGVRMLVYYDGEETELINRKGNHRTRQYPELVDISSYCRAESVILDGEIIALVNGTPSFHQVMKRDSLRQERQIRARVQQIPIVYMVFDILYCNGEWVTAKPLHERQTLLDQVLIPGPHVQPVPSYQDIPLLYDISKQHQLEGIVVKDLSSKYEVNGKDKRWQKRKNIMDINAVVGGVTYRDGIVNALLLGLYDEADRLIYIGHAGTGRLGISDWRRITEEAKGMLQSDKPFVNNPEREKGAVWIRPEWVVKVHFLEWTDGGTLRQPSIQAFVDASPLDCRWN from the coding sequence ATGAAACTAAAGCCCGTAAAGCCGTTTGAGCCGATTCTAACCAGCCATCTTCCTTCCGGGGAGAACTGGATTGCCCAGATCAAATGGGACGGCGTCCGCATGCTGGTCTATTACGACGGCGAAGAGACGGAGCTGATCAACCGGAAAGGCAATCATCGTACGCGCCAGTATCCCGAGCTCGTGGATATCTCGTCTTACTGCAGAGCCGAATCGGTCATTTTGGATGGGGAAATTATCGCGCTTGTGAATGGTACTCCTTCTTTCCATCAGGTCATGAAAAGGGACAGCCTTCGTCAGGAGAGGCAAATCCGTGCGCGCGTTCAGCAAATCCCGATCGTATATATGGTTTTTGATATTTTGTACTGCAATGGGGAATGGGTAACCGCGAAACCTCTTCATGAGCGGCAGACGCTGCTTGATCAGGTGCTGATTCCGGGTCCTCATGTGCAGCCGGTGCCAAGCTATCAGGACATTCCCCTGCTCTATGACATATCCAAACAGCATCAGCTTGAAGGAATCGTGGTTAAAGACCTGAGCAGCAAGTATGAAGTAAACGGCAAAGACAAGCGGTGGCAAAAACGGAAAAATATTATGGACATCAACGCGGTGGTCGGGGGAGTTACGTACCGTGACGGAATCGTCAATGCGCTGCTCCTGGGACTATATGATGAAGCAGACAGGCTCATTTACATCGGGCATGCGGGAACCGGGAGGCTGGGAATATCCGACTGGCGGCGAATTACGGAAGAGGCTAAAGGCATGCTGCAGTCGGACAAGCCGTTTGTGAATAACCCTGAACGTGAAAAAGGGGCGGTATGGATCCGCCCCGAATGGGTCGTGAAGGTGCATTTCCTGGAATGGACGGACGGCGGCACTTTACGGCAGCCGAGCATCCAGGCTTTTGTTGACGCTTCTCCTTTGGACTGCCGGTGGAATTAG
- a CDS encoding class I SAM-dependent methyltransferase gives MEADDYNKQAWNSGAYQAWVKRFGTPEQAAGRLKRNPAKVIRHLSGHFGNEVQGRRMMNLMGSNGMKAVALALLGAEVTVVDFSDENRLYAEALAGAAGVDLRYDVLQLPEEEFRFSYDIVFMENGILHYFKDLKPLFDCAAGLLSPGGRLVVQDFHPVSTKLITSTGSTAKIRKHKVTGDYFNTALEASEVSYQKYLDTDQRNDQQAVYLRKWTLGEIVTAVAASGLMVKTLEEMPNLSSEVYDKGIPKTFIISAEKANYK, from the coding sequence ATGGAAGCAGACGATTATAATAAGCAGGCTTGGAATAGCGGGGCTTATCAAGCTTGGGTGAAGCGTTTCGGTACGCCGGAGCAGGCGGCGGGACGTTTGAAGCGCAATCCGGCAAAGGTCATTCGTCATTTATCCGGTCATTTTGGGAATGAGGTTCAAGGCCGGCGCATGATGAATTTAATGGGGTCAAACGGAATGAAAGCCGTCGCGTTGGCGCTGCTTGGAGCGGAAGTTACGGTCGTCGATTTTTCAGATGAAAATCGGTTGTATGCGGAAGCACTGGCCGGGGCGGCCGGAGTCGATCTGAGGTACGATGTACTGCAGCTGCCGGAGGAAGAATTCCGGTTCTCCTACGACATCGTTTTTATGGAGAACGGTATTTTGCATTACTTTAAGGATTTGAAGCCGCTCTTCGACTGTGCGGCGGGATTGCTGTCACCTGGAGGAAGACTTGTAGTGCAGGATTTTCATCCCGTATCGACCAAATTGATCACTTCAACGGGATCTACGGCCAAGATCAGAAAGCATAAAGTGACGGGGGACTATTTTAACACTGCCTTGGAGGCGAGCGAAGTTTCATATCAAAAATATTTGGATACAGATCAGAGAAACGATCAACAAGCGGTATACTTGCGAAAATGGACGCTTGGCGAAATCGTGACCGCAGTCGCAGCTTCGGGCCTTATGGTCAAAACTCTTGAAGAGATGCCGAATCTCTCATCCGAAGTATATGACAAGGGCATTCCCAAAACCTTTATTATCTCGGCCGAAAAAGCAAATTATAAATAA
- a CDS encoding Ku protein, translated as MHTVWKGAISFGLVHVPVKMFSATEDKDISMRYVHKECGSPLSYVRKCPVCDKEVGWDEISKGYEYEKSKFVLFEKEELEQITEQANKNIAILDFVDLSEIDPIYFQKTYYLAPDQAGGNAYQLLKEAMRQSGKIGIAKISIRSKSSLAAIRVLEGCLAIETMFYPDEIRPVAQVPNLPENVTVNEKELGMAQMLIDQLSTPFEPEKYTDDYRERLLQLIEHKVTGEEIKIAPAKQETNVIDLMAALQASIEAAKPAVVTDPGKPKKTAKTKAKTAAEEKQAAGSEGPKPKRRKTTKKNETVS; from the coding sequence ATGCATACCGTTTGGAAAGGGGCCATCAGCTTCGGGCTGGTTCATGTGCCCGTCAAAATGTTTTCGGCGACGGAAGACAAAGATATCTCCATGAGGTACGTGCATAAGGAGTGCGGAAGCCCGCTCTCCTATGTGCGCAAATGCCCGGTTTGCGACAAAGAGGTAGGCTGGGATGAGATTTCTAAAGGTTATGAATATGAAAAAAGCAAGTTTGTCTTATTCGAAAAAGAAGAATTGGAGCAGATTACCGAGCAGGCGAATAAAAACATCGCGATTTTGGATTTTGTGGATTTGTCGGAGATCGACCCGATTTATTTTCAAAAAACCTATTATCTAGCCCCCGATCAGGCTGGCGGAAACGCATATCAGCTGTTGAAGGAAGCCATGCGACAAAGCGGAAAAATCGGCATTGCCAAAATTTCCATCCGCTCCAAAAGCAGTTTGGCCGCCATCCGCGTCCTGGAGGGGTGCCTTGCGATCGAAACGATGTTTTACCCCGACGAAATCCGTCCCGTAGCGCAGGTGCCGAACCTGCCCGAAAATGTGACCGTTAACGAAAAAGAGCTGGGCATGGCCCAGATGCTGATCGATCAGTTGTCCACTCCGTTTGAACCCGAAAAATATACGGATGATTACCGGGAGCGCCTGCTTCAGCTGATTGAGCATAAGGTGACCGGCGAAGAAATCAAAATCGCGCCCGCCAAGCAGGAGACCAATGTCATCGATCTCATGGCCGCCCTGCAGGCCAGCATTGAAGCAGCCAAACCCGCGGTGGTCACCGATCCCGGCAAACCCAAGAAAACAGCCAAAACCAAGGCCAAAACCGCCGCAGAAGAAAAACAGGCCGCAGGTTCCGAAGGTCCCAAACCGAAACGCCGCAAAACAACCAAGAAAAACGAGACCGTATCCTAA
- a CDS encoding LLM class flavin-dependent oxidoreductase: MAITISVLDQSPIYPGETAADALAHTVELARKSEQLGFRRFWVSEHHDSEQLAGSSPEVLISYLLAKTEKIRIGSGGVMLQHYSPYKVAENFNVLASLAPGRVDLGIGRAPGGLPRSTQALQRCGVDPVSLTDKIVELDSYVHNRLAPDHPLHGLKAAPLPEYPPELYVLGASKGSAEIAASLGLPYVFSLFINGDEAVALEAIRSYRSSFNAERGTVPQAIIALAVAVADTEEEAAELALPQKLVKIHLASGKTLTLGTREQAEEFGRQANEEYTIEEQEPYITKGTKAAVRAKFEALRMASGVDEFIVTSNITPFDKRLRSFELLSEALSGAVAEV, from the coding sequence ATGGCGATTACAATCAGCGTTCTTGATCAAAGTCCAATCTACCCGGGGGAAACGGCGGCGGATGCGCTTGCTCACACAGTGGAGCTGGCTCGAAAATCGGAACAACTCGGTTTCCGGCGTTTCTGGGTATCCGAGCATCATGATTCCGAGCAGTTGGCAGGCTCCTCCCCGGAGGTGCTCATCTCCTATCTGCTGGCCAAAACGGAAAAGATCCGAATCGGCTCCGGCGGTGTGATGCTTCAGCATTACAGTCCGTATAAGGTGGCGGAAAACTTCAACGTGCTGGCCTCATTGGCCCCGGGAAGGGTTGATCTCGGCATCGGGCGTGCACCCGGCGGGCTCCCGCGCAGCACGCAGGCACTTCAGCGATGCGGTGTCGATCCGGTCTCGTTGACGGATAAAATCGTGGAGCTGGACTCATATGTGCATAACCGGCTGGCGCCGGATCATCCGCTGCATGGCCTGAAAGCAGCCCCGCTGCCGGAATATCCGCCTGAGCTTTACGTGCTGGGCGCAAGCAAAGGCAGTGCGGAAATCGCCGCGAGCCTGGGTTTACCGTACGTGTTTTCCTTATTCATCAACGGGGATGAAGCGGTAGCGCTGGAAGCGATCCGTAGCTATCGCAGCAGCTTTAACGCAGAACGTGGAACAGTACCTCAAGCGATCATCGCGCTTGCGGTAGCCGTTGCGGATACCGAAGAAGAAGCCGCGGAACTTGCCCTGCCGCAAAAACTGGTGAAAATTCATCTGGCCAGCGGGAAAACGCTCACGCTTGGGACCCGCGAACAGGCGGAGGAATTCGGCCGGCAGGCGAATGAAGAATATACGATCGAAGAGCAGGAGCCTTACATTACGAAAGGAACCAAAGCCGCTGTCCGCGCCAAGTTTGAGGCGCTGCGGATGGCCTCCGGCGTGGATGAGTTTATCGTCACGAGCAATATCACGCCGTTCGACAAGCGGCTGCGTTCGTTCGAACTGCTAAGCGAGGCGCTGAGCGGGGCGGTTGCCGAGGTGTAG
- a CDS encoding H-type small acid-soluble spore protein yields MDVKRALEIYTDKNSTIEVKLEGQPVWIENVDEEHGMATVQVGSRPTNTHTVKVERLQEG; encoded by the coding sequence ATGGATGTAAAACGCGCGCTTGAAATTTACACAGACAAAAACAGCACCATTGAAGTAAAGCTGGAAGGACAGCCGGTTTGGATCGAAAATGTCGATGAAGAGCATGGCATGGCGACTGTACAGGTTGGATCGCGTCCTACAAATACACATACCGTTAAAGTGGAGCGTTTACAGGAAGGCTGA
- a CDS encoding amino acid ABC transporter permease codes for MGAPFDYTYIFSYFPKLLSTLGMTLLIVGGSLLVGMIVSFFIALPRLYRIPVLNTLARVYVSFFRGTPILIQLFLFYYGLPEILKLAHVDISKAPVVVFVILTYGLHTGAFMSETIRASVTAVDRGQVEAAYAVGMGGYQAFTRIVLPQALAIAIPVFSNLVIALLKDTSLAFTLGVMEMTGKAETLGSLTQHFIEAYISLALIYLAVSLTLERLLLIAERRLLRHEQPDAAGHRRFRLQRKSSYRHMVASIDSGKGGAEA; via the coding sequence GTGGGGGCGCCGTTTGATTATACGTATATATTCAGCTATTTTCCAAAGCTTTTGTCGACGCTGGGCATGACGCTGCTGATCGTGGGCGGTTCGCTGCTGGTAGGGATGATCGTTTCGTTTTTCATTGCCCTTCCGCGGTTGTACAGGATTCCGGTGCTGAACACGCTAGCCAGGGTGTACGTCTCTTTTTTCCGGGGGACGCCGATATTGATTCAACTTTTTCTTTTCTATTACGGGCTGCCGGAAATACTGAAGCTCGCGCATGTCGATATTTCCAAAGCCCCGGTGGTTGTGTTCGTAATCCTGACCTACGGGCTTCATACCGGCGCTTTTATGTCGGAAACGATCCGCGCGTCGGTGACGGCAGTGGACCGGGGGCAGGTGGAGGCTGCATATGCCGTGGGCATGGGAGGATACCAGGCTTTTACCCGGATCGTGCTGCCCCAGGCGCTGGCGATTGCGATCCCGGTATTTTCGAACCTTGTGATCGCGCTGCTGAAGGATACGTCGCTTGCCTTCACGCTTGGGGTGATGGAAATGACGGGTAAAGCGGAGACGTTAGGTTCTCTTACCCAGCATTTTATCGAAGCTTATATCTCGCTTGCACTCATTTACCTGGCGGTCAGCCTGACGTTGGAAAGACTGCTTCTGATCGCGGAGCGGCGGCTTCTGCGGCATGAACAGCCTGATGCGGCAGGGCATCGGAGGTTCCGGCTTCAAAGAAAAAGCAGCTACCGGCATATGGTTGCGAGCATTGATTCCGGCAAAGGAGGGGCGGAAGCATGA
- a CDS encoding DUF4367 domain-containing protein encodes MRKLQAFNEDESLKEMANRQTETMMQNFDVVDKVMERISQSGNRQQRAAKPRFRPGVGLTAMIVFIVLSASVTAYAASQYIEIKNSKGETILQTSKRDGTELDYDKNKAKRLDVYRKRVMDQLKPGEFAAYYVNDDVINNGNELDPIHIDYKPVEYKGFDDFQDDMKRTRSPLAQLIKEPVQVPEGYHFYKGSVQPAFPTYDEREKLKDELIDQAKSATNGDKLSVKILKWSKSDYSWIQYRNGEDTIQISASAMPEGSTGYKSTIYHNEQDLVEKIQIKGIDAYYIKAGERKKDEFYIPNRLGWVDEARRTSYDIHDNETSKLTKEDMVKIAESLISAH; translated from the coding sequence ATGCGTAAGCTACAAGCATTTAATGAAGACGAAAGTTTGAAAGAGATGGCCAATAGACAAACGGAAACGATGATGCAAAATTTCGACGTGGTGGATAAAGTCATGGAACGAATTTCTCAATCTGGCAATCGGCAGCAGCGGGCTGCGAAACCCCGATTCCGTCCGGGAGTTGGTCTCACCGCAATGATTGTTTTTATCGTACTGAGCGCTTCCGTCACAGCATATGCGGCATCGCAGTACATTGAAATTAAGAATAGCAAGGGCGAAACGATACTGCAAACGAGTAAACGGGATGGAACGGAATTGGATTATGACAAAAATAAAGCTAAGCGCCTGGATGTGTATCGGAAACGTGTTATGGACCAGCTTAAGCCGGGAGAATTTGCCGCTTATTACGTCAATGACGATGTTATTAATAATGGTAATGAGTTGGATCCGATCCATATCGATTATAAACCGGTTGAGTATAAGGGCTTTGATGATTTCCAAGATGACATGAAGCGTACCCGTTCTCCGTTAGCACAGTTAATAAAAGAACCGGTTCAAGTGCCTGAAGGTTATCATTTCTACAAGGGATCTGTACAACCTGCCTTCCCAACATATGACGAGAGGGAAAAACTGAAGGATGAGCTTATCGATCAAGCCAAATCTGCGACGAATGGCGATAAACTGTCTGTTAAAATACTGAAATGGAGTAAATCTGATTATTCCTGGATCCAGTATAGAAACGGGGAAGATACTATTCAGATAAGCGCTAGTGCCATGCCTGAGGGTAGCACAGGCTATAAGAGTACGATTTACCATAATGAGCAGGATTTGGTGGAGAAGATTCAAATTAAAGGTATAGACGCCTATTACATTAAAGCTGGCGAGCGCAAAAAAGATGAATTTTACATCCCAAACCGGCTTGGCTGGGTTGATGAAGCCCGTCGAACATCCTACGATATTCACGATAACGAGACCAGCAAGCTGACGAAAGAGGACATGGTGAAAATCGCTGAAAGCCTTATCTCGGCTCACTAA
- a CDS encoding amino acid ABC transporter ATP-binding protein encodes MIKLTNITKSFGRHQVLKGIDLTVQKGEVVVILGPSGSGKTTLLRCVNYLEKPNDGDILIGDYSLNCKHAGKKDIIRLRQKSAMVFQQYNLFKHKTALENVMEGLVVVKRLPKEEAKTRSIAMLEKVGLGGKLDAYPSQLSGGQQQRVGIARALALEPEVILFDEPTSALDPELVGEVLAVIRKIAKEGITMIVVTHEMGFAKDVANHVVFMDGGVVVEEGTPSELFNHPREERTKQFLKRITPELNYSI; translated from the coding sequence ATGATTAAACTGACCAATATTACCAAATCCTTTGGGCGCCACCAGGTACTGAAGGGAATCGACTTGACCGTGCAAAAAGGGGAGGTGGTCGTTATTTTGGGGCCTAGCGGCTCCGGAAAAACGACGCTTCTGCGCTGCGTGAATTACTTGGAGAAACCGAATGACGGCGATATTCTCATCGGCGATTACAGCCTAAACTGCAAGCATGCCGGTAAAAAAGACATTATTCGACTCCGCCAAAAATCGGCGATGGTGTTTCAGCAGTACAATCTGTTCAAGCATAAAACCGCCTTGGAAAACGTGATGGAAGGCCTTGTGGTCGTCAAAAGACTGCCGAAGGAAGAAGCGAAAACGCGAAGCATCGCGATGCTGGAAAAAGTGGGGCTTGGCGGCAAGCTCGATGCCTACCCGAGCCAGCTTTCCGGCGGACAGCAGCAGCGTGTCGGTATTGCGCGGGCCCTCGCGCTTGAACCTGAAGTGATTCTCTTCGATGAGCCCACATCGGCGCTTGATCCGGAACTGGTCGGCGAGGTGCTGGCCGTGATCCGGAAAATCGCGAAGGAAGGCATTACGATGATCGTTGTCACCCATGAGATGGGGTTTGCCAAAGACGTGGCTAATCACGTGGTATTTATGGACGGGGGCGTCGTTGTTGAAGAGGGGACCCCGTCGGAGCTGTTTAATCATCCCCGCGAAGAACGGACAAAGCAGTTTCTGAAACGGATTACCCCGGAACTTAACTATAGCATTTAG
- a CDS encoding amino acid ABC transporter permease, translating into MKIDPSFIWTALIQLLSAIPTTLAITAVSVTAGFIIGLITALLRIYKIPVLGQIAAGYVTFIRGTPMLTHLLLIYFGLPMLLDAVSAQMGWGFKSSSIPMIGFAFISFSITAGAYMAEVIRSGLLAVNRGQIEAAYSVGMTTPQALRRIVFPQAFAVSLPNLSNSVIGMLHGSTLAFTVSVVEINAKAQIVASTNWKFFEAYLAAAVIFWGLTLLIEQVTARIEKRINLYNRGGVA; encoded by the coding sequence ATGAAAATCGATCCATCTTTTATCTGGACGGCTTTGATCCAGCTGTTGTCGGCCATTCCCACAACGCTTGCCATCACGGCGGTATCCGTTACCGCCGGGTTTATCATCGGTTTGATTACCGCGTTGCTGCGGATTTATAAAATTCCGGTTCTTGGCCAGATTGCGGCAGGTTATGTGACCTTTATCCGCGGGACTCCGATGCTTACGCATCTGCTATTGATTTATTTCGGGCTGCCGATGCTCCTTGACGCTGTGTCCGCACAGATGGGCTGGGGGTTCAAATCCTCCTCCATTCCGATGATCGGTTTCGCTTTTATCTCTTTTTCGATTACGGCGGGTGCTTATATGGCGGAAGTGATCCGTTCGGGACTGCTGGCCGTGAACCGGGGCCAAATAGAAGCGGCGTATTCGGTAGGGATGACGACACCGCAGGCTTTGCGCCGGATTGTTTTTCCGCAGGCCTTTGCGGTCAGTCTGCCGAATCTCTCGAATTCAGTCATCGGAATGCTGCATGGCTCCACGCTCGCTTTTACCGTATCCGTGGTGGAAATCAATGCGAAGGCGCAGATCGTGGCATCAACGAACTGGAAGTTTTTCGAGGCATATTTGGCGGCAGCCGTTATCTTCTGGGGATTGACGCTGCTGATCGAGCAGGTGACGGCACGGATCGAGAAACGAATCAATTTGTACAATCGGGGTGGAGTTGCATGA
- a CDS encoding phosphotransferase family protein has translation MDDDNGVVAAGRTAELLAYGAGRVLKLYREGFPAEAAKEEFLVSTEVYRSGFSVPRPFEMTVRDGRAGIVYEKAEGMTMLAAISRDPSAVKEEARRMARLHAEIHNRQVEGLPRQKTVLARLISEAPFLSEEEKSRITHMLEQLEDDCRLCHGDYHPDNIILGQKEWVIDWMTAVSGSPAADAARTVLLLKFGTLPDEMPSAAQQFFTRIREQLTNMYWDEYQKLTGISSVEIERWMVPVAAARLTEWIPAKEKEQLLALIRN, from the coding sequence ATGGACGACGATAACGGTGTCGTTGCGGCCGGGCGGACAGCGGAGCTGCTTGCGTATGGAGCGGGACGTGTACTGAAGCTGTATCGGGAGGGATTTCCCGCCGAAGCGGCGAAAGAAGAGTTCCTGGTTAGCACGGAGGTATACCGAAGCGGTTTCAGCGTCCCACGCCCATTTGAGATGACGGTAAGGGACGGGCGTGCAGGTATCGTATATGAAAAGGCGGAGGGAATGACGATGCTGGCGGCAATCTCTCGGGACCCGTCGGCTGTAAAGGAAGAAGCTCGCCGCATGGCCCGGCTCCATGCTGAGATACATAACCGTCAAGTGGAAGGGCTGCCTCGCCAGAAAACGGTTTTGGCCCGTCTTATTTCGGAGGCGCCGTTTCTGTCTGAAGAGGAGAAAAGCAGGATTACCCATATGCTTGAACAGCTGGAAGATGATTGCCGGCTCTGTCATGGGGATTATCATCCGGACAATATTATTTTGGGACAGAAGGAATGGGTTATCGACTGGATGACGGCCGTTAGCGGCAGTCCAGCCGCGGATGCGGCGAGAACGGTTTTGCTTCTTAAATTCGGTACGCTTCCGGATGAGATGCCATCTGCCGCACAACAGTTTTTTACTAGGATCAGAGAACAACTGACGAATATGTATTGGGATGAATATCAGAAACTCACCGGGATTTCTTCTGTAGAGATTGAACGCTGGATGGTACCGGTTGCGGCTGCACGGTTGACGGAATGGATACCGGCGAAAGAGAAGGAGCAGCTGCTGGCACTGATTCGTAATTAG
- a CDS encoding transporter substrate-binding domain-containing protein, producing MRKSWTLAVALLLTGVIAGCGADAGQTDGQAKEAAANASAGAVKKIIVGTGTNFPKVCFIDENGKLTGFDVELVREIDKRLPQYEFELQTQEFANLLLSLETKKIDFVAHEMEKNPEREQKYLFNKEPYAHWRNKIIVAKDNDSIHTLDDLKGKKVLTGATSAEAQILENYNKKNNNAINIVYQNGAAKDTVNQITTGRVEATVGADFSLPLIDPQGKLKTTGDDLGEADILFVFRKDDPEEQKLADDIDGAIKELKSDGTLAKLSKEWLGSDFTYDSKK from the coding sequence ATGCGCAAATCATGGACGCTGGCTGTTGCATTACTGCTCACGGGGGTGATTGCCGGATGCGGTGCGGATGCGGGACAGACGGACGGTCAAGCCAAAGAAGCGGCTGCAAACGCCTCTGCGGGAGCGGTCAAAAAAATCATCGTAGGCACGGGAACAAACTTTCCGAAAGTTTGCTTTATCGATGAAAACGGCAAATTGACCGGCTTTGACGTAGAACTGGTCAGAGAAATTGATAAACGTCTTCCGCAATACGAGTTCGAGCTGCAAACCCAGGAGTTTGCGAATCTCCTCCTCAGCCTGGAGACGAAAAAAATCGATTTTGTGGCACATGAGATGGAGAAAAACCCTGAAAGGGAACAAAAGTATTTGTTTAATAAAGAACCTTATGCCCACTGGAGAAACAAAATTATCGTTGCCAAGGACAATGATTCCATCCATACGCTGGATGATTTGAAAGGCAAAAAGGTTTTGACCGGGGCGACAAGCGCCGAAGCCCAAATTTTGGAGAATTACAACAAGAAAAATAACAATGCGATCAACATCGTGTATCAAAACGGAGCGGCCAAAGATACGGTGAACCAAATCACCACGGGGCGCGTGGAAGCGACGGTTGGCGCGGATTTCTCGCTGCCGCTGATCGACCCGCAAGGCAAGCTCAAAACAACCGGCGATGATTTGGGCGAAGCGGATATCCTTTTCGTTTTCCGCAAGGATGATCCGGAGGAGCAGAAGCTGGCGGATGACATTGACGGCGCAATCAAGGAACTGAAGTCGGACGGTACGCTCGCCAAACTCAGCAAAGAATGGCTAGGGTCGGACTTTACCTATGACTCGAAAAAATAA
- a CDS encoding LysR family transcriptional regulator → MNIENIEAFVYINHYGSFNKAADVLYLSQPTVTARIQSLERELDCRLFDRFGKQIHLTDKGKQFLPYAQQILQIYQKGRHRIHSKRTTPNELRIGCTVSVSNYLMPRLLMRLNERFADLKFKIITATTDELAGKLASREIDLAFARKLMNPAFQSYSFFEDPIRLYVYKGHPLAAAGRASIRDIRHEKLIFFECGSLDWMRIHRVFESLEQPPNIVFQVDNSETAKKLVLQRAGICFLPGLCVQQEVETGALVPVDITETMGIALQTSLITLNGEHTEFAEALLERGGFVLN, encoded by the coding sequence TTGAATATCGAAAATATTGAAGCCTTTGTGTACATCAATCACTACGGGAGCTTTAACAAGGCGGCGGATGTGCTTTACTTGTCCCAGCCTACGGTTACCGCCCGCATCCAGTCGCTGGAACGCGAGCTTGACTGCAGGCTGTTTGACCGGTTTGGCAAGCAGATTCATCTTACCGACAAAGGCAAGCAGTTTCTTCCTTATGCCCAGCAAATCCTTCAGATCTATCAAAAAGGCAGACACCGCATTCACTCTAAGCGGACGACGCCAAACGAACTGCGGATCGGATGCACCGTGTCCGTATCGAATTACTTAATGCCCCGATTGCTTATGCGGCTGAACGAACGGTTTGCGGATTTGAAATTTAAAATCATAACGGCAACAACGGATGAACTTGCAGGCAAACTTGCTTCCAGAGAGATCGATTTGGCTTTTGCACGTAAATTGATGAATCCCGCATTCCAGTCCTATTCATTTTTTGAAGATCCGATCCGGTTGTATGTTTACAAGGGGCATCCGCTGGCAGCTGCAGGCAGAGCGTCGATCCGGGATATCCGCCATGAAAAACTGATTTTTTTCGAATGCGGCTCGCTTGACTGGATGCGGATCCATCGCGTATTTGAAAGCTTGGAGCAGCCGCCGAACATCGTGTTTCAAGTCGACAACTCGGAAACCGCCAAGAAGCTTGTCCTGCAAAGGGCGGGAATATGCTTTCTCCCCGGGCTTTGCGTGCAGCAGGAGGTTGAGACGGGAGCTCTTGTCCCGGTGGATATTACCGAAACGATGGGGATCGCCCTGCAAACCAGCTTGATTACCTTAAACGGAGAGCATACGGAATTCGCGGAAGCGCTGCTTGAGCGCGGCGGATTCGTGTTGAATTAA